One Paenibacillus crassostreae DNA segment encodes these proteins:
- a CDS encoding NAD(P)/FAD-dependent oxidoreductase, protein MIYDVIVIGGGPSGLMACVAAAGNGASVLLLDKGNKLGRKLGISGGGRCNVTNAKETEDLIAHIPGNGRFLYSAFGHFNNRDIMAFFEGLGIELKEEDHGRMFPVTDKASSVVNTLLNKVRELGVKINTHSPVAEVLYENGHTSGVRLISGEKFKASSVIIATGGKSVPQTGSTGDGYPWAEAAGHTITELYPTEVPIVSNEKWIQNRELQGLSLRDVDLSVWNPKGKQVIHHRGDFIFTHFGVSGPIALRCSQFIRQVQKKFDVNKVEMSVDLFPDHSATELSELLMERLEAEPKKAIKNVLKGTLSERMIPLLLSKSEIDGDTTYAHLPKIQWQDFLKLLKKFSFYVVGTKSIEEAFVTGGGVHLKEINPKTMESKLMPGLFFCGEILDIHGYTGGYNITAAFSTGYTAGMHAAQGSHD, encoded by the coding sequence ATGATATACGATGTTATTGTCATTGGAGGAGGACCATCTGGCCTAATGGCTTGTGTTGCAGCAGCTGGAAACGGCGCTTCGGTCCTATTATTAGATAAAGGAAATAAATTAGGACGTAAACTAGGGATCTCTGGAGGAGGTCGCTGTAATGTCACGAATGCGAAAGAAACAGAAGACCTTATTGCTCATATTCCAGGGAATGGGCGCTTTTTATATAGTGCTTTTGGACATTTCAACAATCGCGATATTATGGCCTTCTTCGAGGGCTTAGGAATAGAATTGAAAGAGGAAGACCATGGAAGAATGTTTCCTGTAACGGATAAAGCTTCTAGCGTCGTCAACACCTTACTAAATAAAGTACGGGAATTAGGAGTCAAAATAAATACACATAGTCCTGTTGCTGAAGTTCTATATGAGAATGGACATACATCAGGTGTACGACTCATCTCAGGCGAGAAGTTCAAGGCTTCCTCTGTCATTATCGCTACAGGTGGTAAATCTGTACCCCAAACGGGTTCAACCGGGGATGGATATCCATGGGCCGAGGCAGCTGGACACACCATTACAGAACTATATCCTACTGAGGTTCCCATTGTCTCCAATGAGAAATGGATCCAAAACCGTGAATTACAAGGGCTCTCCCTACGTGATGTGGATCTATCTGTGTGGAATCCTAAGGGCAAACAAGTCATTCATCACCGAGGTGACTTTATATTCACTCATTTCGGAGTATCCGGTCCAATCGCACTTCGCTGTAGTCAGTTTATTCGGCAAGTTCAGAAAAAATTCGACGTCAATAAAGTAGAGATGAGCGTGGATCTTTTTCCAGACCATTCCGCTACGGAACTCAGTGAACTCCTCATGGAACGACTTGAGGCTGAGCCCAAGAAGGCCATAAAGAATGTCTTAAAAGGAACCTTGTCTGAGCGTATGATCCCGCTTCTCTTATCTAAATCCGAAATTGATGGTGATACAACCTACGCCCATTTACCTAAAATTCAATGGCAAGATTTCTTGAAGTTATTGAAGAAATTCAGCTTCTATGTTGTAGGGACGAAATCAATTGAGGAAGCATTCGTTACTGGTGGTGGCGTACATCTCAAAGAGATCAACCCTAAAACGATGGAATCCAAGCTCATGCCTGGATTGTTCTTTTGCGGAGAAATTCTAGATATTCATGGATACACCGGAGGTTACAACATCACCGCAGCCTTCTCCACTGGCTATACAGCCGGGATGCATGCAGCACAAGGCAGTCATGATTAA
- a CDS encoding ABC transporter permease has translation MKSFNSYQITSPGDLFRRRLKEYLRTQVGVLRSMSDWTVWLYILIPGSLLAFRLYYGLWVEGLPGWSENLPTGLIPSVMLLVMYSMGVILFVQEADVLFIRMNRRWMAGLIMGGAMYSMTLIFIIMALSFIILLPFLVQRLNINAIEATSYWILSVMMGWTMAWIRHLVSVSFSGWRMKLLLIPSLGIPGFLYVQASMIWVHEPQVLWIISLLLLCIVILLIQSRLRIRGTFMNDVAEDSRGRMKLVNMVLSQAIDKPRPTRTKTWLFRHSPYLYRSRSSERRLAGAAVKALFRNPSHLWLYLQFSGICVLAIIVPPLIIKCVVLVAVYSLFIYWHYRYWMSFLDDQWMTLLPWSSEIISKAQGIAFRSMLLPFIVVMSIAFSCSWLGFIWGWLLVVPLVITLNYLISYILFFMSLSRA, from the coding sequence TTGAAGTCGTTCAATTCTTATCAAATTACTAGTCCTGGTGACCTCTTTCGACGTAGGTTGAAAGAATATCTACGAACCCAAGTTGGAGTTCTTCGTTCTATGTCAGATTGGACCGTATGGCTCTATATACTTATACCAGGCAGCTTACTAGCATTTCGATTATATTATGGTTTATGGGTGGAGGGTCTTCCAGGATGGAGTGAGAATTTGCCTACTGGATTAATACCTTCAGTTATGCTCCTCGTGATGTATAGTATGGGCGTAATCCTATTCGTGCAGGAAGCAGATGTTCTATTCATACGAATGAATCGGCGCTGGATGGCTGGATTGATAATGGGTGGAGCAATGTATAGCATGACGTTGATCTTCATCATTATGGCATTATCATTTATCATTTTATTACCTTTTCTGGTACAACGTCTGAACATAAATGCTATAGAAGCTACAAGTTATTGGATATTGTCTGTCATGATGGGTTGGACTATGGCTTGGATTCGCCATCTGGTAAGTGTGAGTTTTTCAGGATGGAGAATGAAGTTGCTGTTGATCCCATCGTTAGGGATACCCGGATTTCTGTATGTACAGGCTTCGATGATCTGGGTGCATGAACCTCAAGTCCTCTGGATCATTTCTTTGTTGTTGCTATGTATTGTTATTCTATTAATCCAGAGTAGATTAAGGATACGAGGCACTTTCATGAATGATGTTGCAGAGGATAGCAGGGGGAGAATGAAGCTAGTCAACATGGTGTTAAGCCAAGCTATAGACAAACCTCGACCGACGAGAACAAAAACCTGGCTCTTTCGGCACTCTCCTTACCTGTACCGCTCTCGTTCTTCCGAAAGACGGTTGGCAGGAGCAGCTGTTAAGGCGTTATTCCGCAATCCTAGTCATCTCTGGTTATATTTGCAATTCTCAGGCATATGCGTGCTCGCTATTATTGTTCCGCCTTTGATCATTAAATGTGTGGTGCTAGTGGCAGTGTATAGCTTATTCATCTATTGGCATTATCGTTATTGGATGAGTTTCCTCGATGATCAATGGATGACTCTACTTCCCTGGTCATCTGAAATAATCTCCAAAGCACAAGGAATAGCATTTCGGAGTATGCTTCTTCCTTTTATTGTGGTCATGTCGATTGCGTTCTCATGTTCATGGTTGGGTTTCATTTGGGGATGGTTACTAGTTGTTCCACTTGTAATCACTTTGAATTATTTGATTAGCTATATTCTTTTCTTCATGAGTTTATCCAGAGCATAA
- a CDS encoding ABC transporter ATP-binding protein, whose product MKIVLEVNIEQAGYAEGDPRISDISFQVRNSELLGIIGPNGAGKSTTIKTILGLLKHVKAEVSIGGGSGTYAYIPEQPVFYEDLTLWEHLDLAGAAYEIDYDTFVIHAEKLLTRFGMTESRDLLPAGFSKGMKQKMMLMIGFLARPDIYIIDEPFVGLDPHATKDFLDLLEEERHRGAGVLMSTHVLDTAEKICDSFIMIGNGKVVAQGTLDEIRRIAEQSEQASLFECFDVMIKRRENLG is encoded by the coding sequence TTGAAAATCGTGTTAGAGGTTAACATTGAACAGGCGGGATACGCTGAGGGAGACCCTCGTATTTCTGATATATCTTTTCAGGTGAGAAATAGTGAATTGTTAGGGATCATTGGACCTAATGGTGCGGGTAAGAGTACAACCATCAAGACTATACTTGGACTTCTGAAGCATGTGAAGGCAGAGGTATCCATTGGAGGAGGTTCTGGTACGTATGCCTATATCCCAGAGCAACCTGTTTTTTACGAAGATTTAACGTTGTGGGAGCACTTAGATCTAGCAGGTGCAGCCTATGAAATAGATTATGATACCTTTGTTATTCATGCAGAGAAACTACTAACACGTTTTGGTATGACCGAGTCTAGAGATTTACTACCGGCAGGATTTTCAAAAGGGATGAAGCAGAAGATGATGTTGATGATTGGATTTCTGGCACGACCGGATATTTATATTATAGATGAGCCTTTTGTTGGTCTTGATCCTCATGCAACCAAGGACTTTCTTGATTTATTGGAAGAAGAGCGGCATCGAGGTGCAGGCGTATTGATGTCAACACATGTTCTAGATACGGCAGAGAAGATCTGTGATTCGTTTATAATGATTGGGAATGGGAAAGTAGTTGCGCAGGGAACATTAGATGAGATTCGTAGAATTGCAGAGCAATCAGAACAGGCATCGTTATTCGAATGTTTCGATGTTATGATCAAACGAAGGGAGAACTTAGGTTGA
- a CDS encoding MarR family winged helix-turn-helix transcriptional regulator, with protein sequence MIQIEEVDTQMSLHLYRVFAKSFKSVSDHAITGSKIEGFNPTAFAVMEVLYYKGAQPIQQIGSKLLLQSGNVTYVIDKLEERGYLVRKPCPTDRRVIFAELTADGEHLMNDLYPKYSERIHRAVSGLNAEEKCQMISLLKKMGLQAERLSPSGRK encoded by the coding sequence ATGATCCAAATCGAAGAAGTTGATACTCAAATGTCTCTACATTTATATCGTGTATTCGCTAAATCATTCAAAAGTGTAAGTGATCATGCTATAACTGGTAGCAAGATTGAAGGTTTCAATCCAACGGCTTTCGCTGTGATGGAGGTTCTTTATTATAAAGGAGCACAGCCCATCCAACAGATCGGTTCAAAATTACTACTTCAAAGTGGAAATGTCACCTATGTTATAGATAAACTTGAAGAACGCGGATATTTAGTACGTAAACCATGTCCTACTGATCGTCGAGTTATTTTCGCAGAGTTAACAGCTGATGGTGAACATCTCATGAATGATTTATATCCCAAATACTCTGAAAGAATTCATCGAGCAGTAAGCGGTCTGAATGCTGAAGAGAAATGCCAAATGATATCTCTCCTTAAAAAAATGGGACTTCAAGCTGAACGCTTATCTCCTTCTGGAAGAAAGTAA
- a CDS encoding MDR family MFS transporter, giving the protein MKRKFILIGLLLSTFMSAIEGTVTGPAGPAIVSSFGGMQLMSWIFTAYLLTMAVTTPIFGKVSDIYGRKPVFIIGSIIFALGSLLCGFSQNMEQLIVFRAIQGIGAGAIVPVAFTIIGDIYPIEQRAKIQALISSVWGISSLIGPLIGGYLVDYWSWRWIFGFNVPFGLVSIVLIARYLPKHIVSRKARVDVAGALTFTVGVSALLFVMATGGQNFSWNSPVLIGCIIIAILCITLFFIVEKRAEEPMLPLKLFRIRDIAVSSVANLLIGALLIGLTTYTPLWIQGVLGKNATFSGLALAPMSVGWVLGSVAAGRMILTAGSRKTTLIGVGAIVISAFGMVMMTGETPDIVLLMITFIYGIGFGYTTTVFTLIAQSSVGYELRGSSTALNSFIRTLGQTIGVAAFGSWINLRMAALLNNTAGAENISPEDINKLLTPEESNHFSEPVWHMMHDVLEGSLHSLFIVMAVIAIMSMLVVTRFRKTKLYSDQ; this is encoded by the coding sequence ATGAAACGTAAATTTATATTGATTGGACTTTTGCTCTCAACATTCATGTCGGCGATTGAGGGGACGGTTACTGGACCCGCGGGGCCAGCTATCGTAAGTTCATTCGGGGGTATGCAACTTATGAGTTGGATATTTACCGCATATCTTCTAACGATGGCAGTAACTACTCCTATTTTTGGAAAAGTTAGTGATATATATGGTCGTAAGCCGGTATTTATTATTGGCTCAATCATATTTGCATTAGGATCATTACTTTGTGGTTTCTCGCAGAATATGGAACAATTGATTGTATTTCGAGCGATACAAGGGATTGGTGCAGGAGCTATCGTACCTGTAGCGTTTACAATCATAGGAGATATATATCCCATAGAACAACGTGCCAAAATCCAGGCACTTATTAGCTCTGTCTGGGGTATCTCTTCGTTAATAGGGCCATTAATTGGAGGTTATCTTGTAGATTATTGGAGCTGGCGCTGGATATTTGGATTTAATGTGCCATTTGGGTTGGTATCGATTGTACTTATTGCTCGCTATCTTCCTAAACACATAGTGAGCAGAAAGGCTCGAGTAGATGTAGCGGGAGCACTTACGTTTACGGTTGGAGTATCGGCACTTTTGTTCGTAATGGCCACAGGTGGTCAGAATTTCTCATGGAATTCTCCAGTTCTCATTGGATGTATCATTATTGCCATATTGTGCATTACGCTATTTTTTATTGTGGAGAAAAGGGCTGAGGAGCCGATGCTTCCGCTTAAGCTCTTTCGAATTCGTGATATTGCGGTATCTTCAGTTGCTAATTTGCTGATTGGTGCTCTCCTAATTGGGCTTACAACATATACACCACTATGGATTCAAGGCGTTTTAGGTAAGAACGCTACATTCTCTGGTCTCGCATTAGCCCCGATGTCGGTTGGATGGGTGCTAGGTTCTGTTGCCGCTGGTCGAATGATTCTTACTGCGGGTTCAAGAAAGACGACCTTGATTGGGGTAGGAGCCATTGTCATTAGTGCCTTTGGAATGGTGATGATGACTGGAGAAACACCGGATATAGTTCTTCTAATGATCACCTTTATATATGGGATTGGCTTTGGCTATACAACGACAGTTTTCACTTTAATTGCACAATCTTCCGTAGGATATGAGCTACGTGGGTCCTCAACTGCATTGAATTCATTTATTCGGACTTTGGGACAGACGATTGGTGTAGCTGCTTTTGGTTCATGGATCAATTTAAGAATGGCAGCTTTATTAAACAATACAGCTGGGGCTGAGAATATATCTCCAGAAGATATTAACAAGCTCCTCACACCAGAGGAAAGTAACCATTTCTCAGAACCTGTATGGCATATGATGCATGATGTACTAGAAGGAAGCTTGCATTCATTATTTATCGTGATGGCTGTGATTGCTATTATGAGTATGTTGGTAGTGACTAGATTTAGAAAAACGAAGCTTTACTCTGACCAATAA
- a CDS encoding GNAT family N-acetyltransferase has protein sequence MYVCGGDIPQLEGERIRLRRMRSTDAFSLFECWSRKEVREHSGIPELDSIEDAAEMIQFLNRLSLTEDGLRWGIVNKETDQWMGSCGYNFWQLEGAYRGEIGCELSNQYWGYGYMHESIDLLLHYGFEVMGLHRIEALVDPQNERANRLFTAQKFQMEGYLRGYRHTAEGFHDVHIYSILNRDWTQMES, from the coding sequence ATGTATGTGTGCGGTGGTGATATTCCACAGCTTGAAGGTGAACGGATTCGCCTTCGAAGAATGCGAAGTACAGACGCCTTCTCGCTATTCGAGTGTTGGTCAAGGAAAGAGGTACGCGAACATTCAGGTATACCAGAACTTGATTCCATTGAAGATGCTGCGGAAATGATTCAGTTCCTGAATAGATTGTCATTAACGGAAGATGGGTTAAGATGGGGAATTGTCAATAAGGAAACGGATCAGTGGATGGGGAGTTGTGGATATAATTTCTGGCAATTAGAAGGAGCATATCGAGGAGAGATTGGATGTGAACTATCTAATCAATATTGGGGATATGGATATATGCATGAATCGATTGATCTTCTATTACATTACGGATTCGAAGTAATGGGACTTCACCGAATTGAAGCTCTAGTTGATCCGCAGAATGAACGTGCAAACAGATTATTCACGGCTCAAAAGTTTCAGATGGAGGGATATCTAAGAGGGTACCGTCATACTGCTGAAGGGTTTCACGATGTACATATATATTCAATTCTGAATCGCGATTGGACGCAGATGGAATCCTAA
- a CDS encoding disulfide oxidoreductase, with protein sequence MKVKGFFKTYSLYLAWMVSIIATGGSLYLSEVLLYEPCKLCWIQRIFMYPQVILLGIASYKDDRKIISYVLPLSIIGGCVSIFHYLEQMVPAFSKIAPCSVGIPCNVDYLNWFGFITIPLLALIAFIMIICLMLAGRSDGEEEDIELNEEQTIIR encoded by the coding sequence ATGAAAGTGAAAGGTTTCTTCAAGACTTACTCGCTGTACTTAGCCTGGATGGTATCGATTATTGCTACAGGTGGAAGTTTGTATTTAAGTGAAGTGCTACTCTATGAACCTTGCAAACTATGCTGGATTCAAAGGATTTTTATGTATCCTCAAGTAATACTATTGGGAATTGCTAGCTATAAAGATGATCGTAAGATCATTTCGTATGTTCTTCCCTTGAGTATTATAGGTGGTTGTGTCTCAATATTTCATTATTTGGAGCAGATGGTTCCCGCATTCTCTAAGATTGCACCGTGTTCTGTAGGAATCCCATGCAATGTGGATTATTTGAACTGGTTCGGATTTATTACAATTCCATTACTTGCACTAATTGCTTTTATTATGATCATATGCCTTATGCTAGCTGGAAGAAGCGATGGAGAAGAAGAGGATATAGAATTAAATGAGGAACAAACAATAATTAGGTAG
- a CDS encoding DsbA family protein yields the protein MKPKKNANAIAMRKAERELQRKRVQKIMWISGAAIVIIIILALALRPSSNDEVASFPYDQLPVVGNVDAPVKIVEFGDYKCPSCQYFSQQFKPQLIKDFVDTGLASFHYMNYLVISPDGDSNTAALAAQSVYHQNNEEFWKYYHALYDNQQDESTEWATPEYLVELARQANLNIDYDKLTEDIANKTYQDEVDEHIRLAGSNNVRSTPTVFINGKQFDAPSGMNYEDLAKAIKDEVALQNAGQEEK from the coding sequence ATGAAACCAAAGAAGAATGCCAATGCGATCGCTATGCGTAAAGCAGAAAGAGAATTGCAAAGAAAACGAGTACAAAAAATCATGTGGATCAGTGGGGCAGCGATTGTCATCATTATTATCCTAGCACTTGCCCTTAGACCAAGTTCGAATGATGAGGTTGCTTCATTTCCGTATGATCAACTACCCGTAGTGGGGAATGTCGATGCACCCGTCAAAATAGTTGAGTTTGGTGATTATAAATGTCCATCCTGTCAATATTTCAGTCAGCAGTTTAAACCGCAACTGATAAAGGATTTTGTAGATACGGGACTCGCATCTTTTCACTATATGAATTATCTTGTCATTAGTCCGGATGGGGATTCGAATACTGCGGCATTAGCAGCTCAATCAGTATACCATCAGAATAACGAAGAATTCTGGAAATACTATCATGCTCTGTATGATAACCAACAAGATGAGAGTACGGAGTGGGCTACACCTGAGTATCTTGTAGAATTAGCACGTCAAGCGAATCTCAATATTGATTATGACAAGCTAACAGAAGATATTGCCAATAAGACGTATCAGGATGAAGTGGACGAGCATATTAGGCTAGCGGGATCGAATAATGTACGTAGTACACCTACCGTATTTATTAATGGTAAGCAGTTCGATGCACCTAGTGGCATGAATTATGAAGACCTTGCAAAGGCAATCAAAGATGAAGTGGCATTACAGAATGCGGGGCAAGAGGAGAAATAA
- a CDS encoding alpha/beta hydrolase, with the protein MALIQCNFFSEVLGLSTSMTVILPQQTRNQIGMNNKKFGDKHPTLYLLHGLSDDDSIWLRRTSIERYVAEIGIAVVMPQVHLSFYTDMSHGNRYWTFINEELPQIARSFFPLSDAREDNFVAGLSMGGYGAMKLALRRPDQYAAAASLSGALDIANGRLRGDHPLIFDQIFGNQDIHGTDDDLLWLLQQSDQSDGPKPLLYQCCGTEDFLYDDNQAFREACSRTNHHLTYEEESGSHEWGYWDAKIQNVLKWLPLRTAYDKS; encoded by the coding sequence ATGGCATTAATTCAATGTAACTTTTTCTCTGAAGTTCTCGGATTGAGTACTTCCATGACTGTCATTCTACCACAGCAAACAAGAAATCAGATTGGTATGAACAATAAGAAGTTCGGGGATAAACATCCTACCTTGTATCTATTACATGGATTAAGCGATGATGATTCCATTTGGCTACGTCGTACCTCTATAGAACGTTATGTGGCGGAAATTGGAATTGCTGTCGTCATGCCACAGGTTCATCTTAGCTTCTATACCGATATGAGTCACGGCAATCGTTATTGGACCTTTATTAATGAAGAACTACCTCAGATTGCTAGATCCTTCTTCCCCCTCTCGGATGCAAGAGAAGATAATTTTGTCGCAGGGTTATCCATGGGTGGCTATGGTGCCATGAAGCTAGCTTTACGTAGACCAGATCAATATGCCGCTGCAGCTAGCTTGTCCGGTGCGCTTGATATAGCAAATGGTAGGTTACGTGGAGATCATCCTTTGATTTTTGACCAGATCTTTGGCAACCAAGATATCCATGGAACCGATGATGACCTTCTATGGTTACTCCAACAGTCTGATCAATCCGACGGACCTAAACCTCTTCTTTATCAATGCTGTGGAACAGAAGACTTCCTATATGATGATAATCAAGCCTTTCGAGAAGCATGCTCTCGAACCAATCACCATCTGACCTATGAGGAAGAATCAGGTTCGCACGAATGGGGATATTGGGATGCCAAAATTCAAAACGTCTTGAAATGGCTCCCGCTTCGGACTGCCTACGATAAGTCATAA
- a CDS encoding GAF domain-containing protein: MFQAIPYEEDRSNSFAAVLEQLKSLIHDEPNAIANLSNASALLNLFMKDINWVGFYLFDGKELVLGPFQGLPACIRIPLSRGVCGTAASERRTLLVDDVHDFPGHIACDAASNSEIVVPIIKNGELYGVLDIDSPLKKRFDSDEQQFLEQFVEILTAQI, encoded by the coding sequence ATGTTTCAAGCGATTCCTTACGAGGAAGACCGAAGCAATTCATTCGCAGCTGTATTAGAACAATTAAAATCTCTTATTCATGACGAGCCTAATGCTATCGCTAACTTAAGCAATGCTTCTGCTCTGCTCAACTTATTTATGAAGGATATTAATTGGGTCGGGTTCTATCTCTTTGACGGCAAGGAACTTGTACTTGGTCCATTCCAGGGCTTACCCGCATGTATACGAATCCCATTAAGTCGTGGTGTATGTGGAACTGCTGCTTCCGAACGACGCACGTTATTGGTCGATGATGTTCACGACTTCCCAGGTCATATCGCTTGCGATGCAGCCTCGAACAGTGAAATTGTCGTTCCAATCATTAAGAATGGTGAATTGTACGGTGTACTCGATATCGACAGTCCCCTGAAGAAGCGCTTTGATAGCGATGAGCAACAATTTCTAGAGCAGTTTGTGGAGATCCTTACAGCTCAGATTTAG
- a CDS encoding carbohydrate ABC transporter permease → MVKDNTAGSKLFDVFLIIFLVGIALLCILPIWYTLAVSLSDNAAASSGRVGLWPVGFNLSSYKEIMGDSKFFNSFWISIQRVVLGAGLNFVIILLMAYPLSKGNKELPFRNVLMWILVFTMLFNGGLIPWYMTVKSLGLINNIWALVLGSSVPVFSVILVINFFRNLPKELEEAALVDGAGPWRMMIQIFVPLAGPVIATVTLFSIVYHWNEFFNGLVLMSTADHYPLQTYIQQMVVVIDANTMTAEQIQRMSELSNRTLNSAKIFIAMIPVLVVYPFLQRFFITGITLGSVKE, encoded by the coding sequence ATGGTTAAAGATAACACAGCAGGTTCTAAGCTGTTCGATGTCTTTCTTATCATCTTCCTGGTGGGTATTGCTCTCTTATGTATACTTCCAATTTGGTATACTCTTGCCGTATCACTTAGTGATAATGCAGCAGCCAGCTCAGGTCGAGTTGGATTATGGCCGGTAGGATTTAACTTGAGTTCATATAAAGAAATTATGGGTGATAGCAAATTCTTTAATTCATTCTGGATTTCCATACAACGTGTGGTTCTAGGCGCCGGATTGAACTTTGTGATCATTTTATTGATGGCATATCCCCTATCCAAAGGCAATAAGGAATTGCCATTCCGCAATGTGCTCATGTGGATTCTCGTATTCACTATGCTATTTAATGGTGGATTGATCCCTTGGTATATGACGGTTAAATCACTAGGGTTAATTAATAATATATGGGCGTTAGTATTAGGAAGTAGTGTTCCTGTATTCAGTGTGATTCTCGTCATTAACTTTTTCCGTAATTTACCCAAGGAACTTGAAGAGGCAGCATTAGTAGATGGCGCAGGTCCTTGGCGGATGATGATTCAGATCTTTGTGCCTCTTGCAGGTCCTGTTATTGCTACGGTGACACTATTTAGTATCGTGTATCACTGGAATGAGTTTTTTAACGGATTAGTACTCATGTCAACTGCAGATCATTATCCGCTACAGACCTATATCCAACAGATGGTTGTTGTTATTGATGCCAATACGATGACAGCTGAACAAATTCAACGTATGAGTGAGCTATCTAACCGTACCTTGAATTCAGCTAAAATATTTATTGCTATGATCCCTGTACTAGTGGTTTACCCGTTTCTGCAACGGTTCTTCATCACGGGTATTACATTAGGATCGGTTAAGGAATGA
- a CDS encoding ABC transporter permease, whose translation MVNKGFAKHYYLMLLPGFIWLILFSIVPMFGIVMAFQDYNPGLGILHSEWVGLENFKYMFSLNDSGTILFNTVFIAILKIIGNLLIPLIFALLLNELRINYLKRWIQTIVYLPHFISWVILSGILLDVFGYTGPVNQMLSVFDVKPILFFGRADLFPALVVGSDVWKEFGFNTIIYLAALTSINPALYEAAAIDGASRLQRMKNITIPGIVSAIILLSVLSLGNVLNAGFEQIFNLYNPLVYSSGDIIDTWVYRTGLVNLQFSLATAMGLLKSVVSFLMITISYYLASRFANYRIF comes from the coding sequence ATGGTAAACAAGGGATTTGCCAAACATTATTATCTCATGCTTCTTCCCGGCTTCATCTGGTTAATTTTGTTCAGTATCGTGCCCATGTTTGGAATTGTTATGGCTTTTCAAGACTATAATCCCGGTCTCGGCATTCTCCATTCAGAGTGGGTTGGCTTAGAAAATTTCAAATATATGTTCTCACTTAACGATAGCGGTACGATTCTGTTTAACACAGTCTTTATAGCTATATTAAAAATAATTGGGAATCTACTGATTCCACTAATTTTCGCCTTATTGCTAAATGAGCTTAGGATAAACTATCTAAAAAGATGGATTCAAACCATTGTCTATTTACCTCACTTTATCTCTTGGGTTATTTTATCTGGAATTTTATTAGATGTGTTTGGTTATACAGGACCGGTGAATCAGATGTTATCCGTATTTGATGTGAAGCCAATTCTATTCTTTGGCAGAGCAGATCTATTTCCAGCATTAGTCGTCGGAAGTGACGTCTGGAAGGAATTTGGATTCAATACGATTATCTATTTAGCAGCTCTAACAAGCATTAACCCTGCCTTATACGAGGCTGCAGCAATTGATGGAGCTTCACGTTTACAACGGATGAAAAATATCACGATCCCTGGAATCGTATCAGCTATTATATTGCTTTCCGTACTTAGTTTAGGAAATGTTTTGAATGCTGGATTTGAACAAATATTCAATCTATACAACCCTCTTGTCTACTCAAGTGGTGATATCATTGATACATGGGTATATCGTACAGGGCTAGTGAATTTACAATTCAGTTTAGCCACAGCAATGGGTCTACTGAAATCTGTCGTCAGCTTCTTAATGATTACAATCTCTTACTACTTGGCATCGAGATTCGCTAATTATCGTATCTTTTAA